In Oscillospiraceae bacterium, the DNA window TCGACCCAGATGCAAAACGTCGTCGGCTGGATTCACGAGATCAATCTCTCGAACTATAAGATCTGCGACCTGCGCAGCTATCTCGATATGCCCGACCGGCCCGACCCGGTAAATCCGACCGACGTCACTTCTCTTTCCCGCCCGCTGACCATCGAGTTTTGCGGCGTCTGCTTCTCCTATCCCGGTTCGGAGAAACTGATCCTCGACCACCTCAGTATGCAGATTCGCGGCGGCGAGAAGATCGCGCTGGTCGGAGTGAACGGTGCGGGCAAAACCACCATCGTAAAACTTTTATGCGGATTTTATCAGCCGACAAAAGGAAAGATTCTCATCGGCGGGCAGGATATCGCCAACATGCGCCGCGAAGATATTTTTTCCCTGCTCTCGGCGGTCTTTCAGGATATCTCCCTGCTGCCCGTCACCGTCGCTCAGAACGTCGCGATGAAAAAACCGGAAGACGTCGACTATGCGCTCGTCAAAGATTGTTTGGAGCGCGCGGGCATCTGGGAACACGTCTCACAGCTGCCCCAAGCGGAAAACACCCAGCTTCTGCGCTTCATCCACGACGACGGTGTGATGCTTTCGGGCGGCGAACAGCAAAAACTGCTGCTGGCAAGGTCCCTCTATAAACAAGCGCCGGTACTGATTCTCGACGAACCGACCGCGGCGCTCGACCCGATCTCCGAAAGCGAGGTCTATGACAAATACCAGGAGCTCGCCGGAAGCAGCACGGTGCTGTTCATCTCCCACCGGCTGGCCTCGACCCGCTTCTGCGACCGCATTTTCTTTTTGGAAAACGGCGCGATCACCGAGCGCGGCAGCCATGCCGAACTCATGACGGCCGGCGGCAAATACGCCGGGATGTTTGAAATTCAAAGCCACTATTATAAAGAAAACGTCACACCGAACGGCAATCTCGCTTTGGAAGGGGGTGCGGTCTGATGTCAAATAATAAAGACACGGCAAACAACGAAAATCCGAAAAAGGAAAAGCTCTCAAAGCGCATGGCCGCCACCGTCCGCGCGATGGTCAAGTGCTACAAACTCGCCAACTCGCTCGACAAATGGATCGTTCCGCTGTCCTGGCTGCGCTGCATCATCAACTCCTCTTACGCGATGGTCGCGACGCTGATCCTCTCCCAAGTGCTTGATATGCTCTATGCGCACAAGCCGTTCAAGGAGATTTTGATCCAAATCGTCATCGCCGAATGCACTATTCTGGCATTAAACACCGCCTCAACCGTCATCGGAAAGTACATGAACATCCATAAGGAAGTCGCCACATTGAACTATGCCGCCCGCACCGGCGAAAAGACCCTCAGTATGGACTATCCGCTGCTCGACAGCCCCCGCTCGCAGGATCTGCGCCGCCGCATTCAGGAGGATAACCTGATGGGCTTCGGCTTAAAGAGCATTCTGGATATGATCTATTGGCTGCCGAGAACCCTCGGCAACGGCGTCACCGCAATCGTCCTGCTCTGGCCTCTGCTGACCGGCACGGGAATCTTCAAACAATGGGACTTCTACGTCTACTTCTTCCTGTCCGTGATCTCATATCTTTTAGTCAGCATGCTTCCCTCTTTGAAACTCAACAAGATCTGGTTCAAAGAGATGGAGGAAAAGAGCATCGAAAAAAAATCCATCATGTATTACATCTTCGAATCCGGACAGATGGAATATAAAATGGGCAAAGATATCCGCCTGTTCGGCGGGCAGGAGATGCTCGAAGAGGAGATCGAACCCGGCCGCAAATGGTGGTTTAAAAAGTTCGAGCGGTACGGCCGCCTGAACGGCACCGGCTGGATTTTGGGCAGCATCCCCGAATATCTCCTCACGGGCGGCTCCTATTTCTACACCGCCATCAAATGCGCGGCGGGCGTCTTCGGCGTCGGCGGCATGTACCGCTACGCAAAGGGCTTCACCGATTTCATCCGGTGCATCTCCAATATCGTCCAACAGCTCACCTATTTTGAAGTCGCCGCGAAGCGGCAGGAGAGCACCCTCGAATTCCTCTCGATCCCGAATGAGATGTATAAAGGCACCCTCCCGGTCGAAAAGCGCGTCCACTGCGACGGCGGCGACAACGACTATCTGGTCGAGTTTAAAAACGTCTCGTTCCAATACCCGGGCACCGGGGAATACGCCCTGCGCCATTTCTCGATGAAACTGCACATCGGCGAAAAACTCGCGATGGTCGGCATGAACGGCAGCGGCAAGACGACGATGATCAAACTCTTGTGCCGCCTTTACGACCCCACCGAGGGCGAGATCACCTTAAACGGCATCGACATCCGCAAATACGACTATGAGGAATATATGCGCATCTTCGGCGTGGTCTTTCAGGACTTCAACCTGTTCGCCGTCTCGCTCGGTCAAAACGTCGCCGCCAACGTCGAATACGACGCCTCAAAAGTCGAAGAGTGCTGTAAAAAGTCCGGCCTCGGGCTCGATAAACCCGGAGATGTTTCCCACCTGACCTCCGAGACCTGCCTGTATAAAAACTACGACGAAAACGGCGTCGAGATCTCGGGCGGCGAGGCCCAGAAGATCGCGCTTGCAAGAGCGCTCTACAAAGACGCGCCGTTCATCGTCCTCGACGAGCCGACCGCAGCTCTCGACCCCATCGCCGAATATGAGATCTACTCCAAATTCAATGAAATCGTCGGCGACAAGACGGCCATCTACATCAGCCACCGCCTGTCGAGCTGCCGGTTCTGCGACGACATCGCGGTCTTCGACAAAGGCCGCCTCGTCCAGCGCGGCAGCCACGACCAGCTGATTCAGAATCCCACCGGCAAATATTACGAACTCTGGAACGCCCAGGCCCAATATTACGCATAGTACTGGGCCTGCGCAACTATTACGCGTAATATTGGGAATGCGCAGCTACTACGCGTAATTCAGAATTCAGAATTAAGAATTAAGAATTCAGAAATCTAAAACCCGCCCTCCGGCGGGTTTTAAATTTTTTTAGGGCGTGACGACTCGGCACGCCGTCTTGCCTCCCTTGTATTCATCAACAGCGCACCGTTGATGCGGGAATGGGGGAAGGAGTTCGTATACGTAACTCTACCGTCCGCAGCATTCCGCCCCCGTCCCCGTCGCACGGATTATCCCCGCCCCTGTCGCACAGATTAACGCGCGGTACCTTACTTCTTCACTATTCACTCTTCACTATTCACTATTCACTAATTCGTCTACCGCCTTGCAGTGGTGGTGGGATTCCGTCCCCGCCGTACGCATTGTTCCGGGCAACGGCGCGTCAGGCGGGCCGTGGCCCGTGATGCCGCGCCCTACAAATTATAAAAAATTCCCCAAAATCCGCCGGTTTACAATAATTTTGCAAGCAAAGTGCCAAAATGTAACCGAAAATGTAACCTTTTTGTGATATTATTGCAGTACAAAGCACATAGGCCACGAAATTTGTAACCTTTAAAGGCATATGTCACTGACAGAAAGGATACGAAATGAAAAAGAGCCCCCTGATCACAGCACTCCTCCTGCTGCTTTTCGCAAGCCTTCTCTCCGGCATCCTGGCCGTCTGCTATACGGCTGCCGACATCATACATAACGAAGCCGTCAAGCCGGGATATTCCTGGGCCGAAAACAGACGCGTCACGGCGCAGGCCGAATTCACCTCGGGCCTTTATTTCCGGTAATTCCATTCAACAAAAATATCTTCGCAGGGCGAAAACGGGCATATCCCGCTTTTCGTCCTGCGTTTTGATGTTTTGAAANNNNNNNNNNNNNNNNNNNNNNNNNNNNNNNNNNNNNNNNNNNNNNNNNNNNNNNNNNNNNNNNNNNNNNNNNNNNNNNNNNNNNNNNNNNNNNNNNNNNTGCAACCGTATTTTTCATACAAAACCTCTTGACACCGCCCCGAATTTATGTTATATTACTTGGAGCCGCTTGTATGGCCATTATTTTTTGTGGCCGGGGTTTCAAAGCAGACGAGTTGCAAGCTCTCTCACCCCAACAGCGAGATCATCGAAAGGTGTTTTAACAAAACATGTACGCAATCATTGTAACCGGCGGTAAACAATACCGCGTCACCGAGGGCGACGAAATTTTCGTCGAGAAACTCGACAAATACGACGGCGAAGAGATCACTTTTGACAAAGTGCTTGCCGTCGAGGGCGACAACCTGATCACCGGAACCCCGTTTGTAAAAGGCGCTTCGGTCAAGGGAACCGTCGTCAAATCCGGCAAAAACAAAAAAATCAACATCTTTACCTACAAAGCCAAGAAAAACGTGCATCACAAAATGGGTCATCGTCAGCCCTATACAAAGGTGAAGATCGGTTCGATCTCGCTGTAATTTATGATCAAAGCCACCTTCTGTTACCGCGCTAATACCCCAATCGGATTTCAGGTGACGGGTCACAGCGGGACGGCGGAATTCGGAAAAGATATCGTCTGCGCGGCAGTCACATCGGCGGTGATGTTCGCCGTCAACACGATCACCGAAACGTTCGGCGCAAAGGCCACGGTGACGGTCGGCAAAAACTCGGTCTTTGTTGAAAAATGCGAAGACCCCAACGGGCAAAAAATCATCGGTGCGCTCAAAGACCATCTGGCTGTGATTCAAACCGATTACCCGGGTGCACTTAATATCAGGATAATTACCGAAACGGAGGAATAATAAAATGATTAAACTCGGTCTTCAATTCTTCGCTCATAAAAAGGGCGTCGGCTCCACCAAGAACGGACGCGACTCCGAGTCCAAGCGCCTCGGCCTCAAACGGGCCGACGGTCAGCAGGTGCTCGCAGGCAACATTCTGGTCCGTCAGCGCGGAACCCATTTTCATCCCGGCGACAACGTCGGCATGGGCAGCGACAACACCCTGTTTGCGACCGCCGACGGCAAGATGAAGTTTGAGCGTCTTGACCGCGACCGCAAAAAGATCAGCGTCATCACCGAATGAGTTCGGCCCGAGTGAGCTCGGACTGAATAATCTTTCGGTAATCCGACCGATCCGATATTGAATATGAAGAATGGGGCGAGCAGTCGTCCGAAAGCAGGACTCCTGNN includes these proteins:
- a CDS encoding ABC transporter ATP-binding protein: MPENEKKKKIKPAYSVLRNMGFLLKNLWAADKFTVLSLPIAMACAVALRYAWIYLPKFVIDQVTNGSSVGQIALATGIFVVACIVIESINGYFSGNAGNRFMKVTVNFQHRIFKKTLNCDYALLEGSEGQTKYQKAKSCEGDSFNDRANSTSMIWNFFQTTQNVLMFILFTTVLSVVNPLIVVLVLVGSGAELLARLAFEKWVEKQKDRWAKTDKRQNYVIKTSSDSKSGKDIRIYKMSKWFADLREMLLKEQIKNRRERNFKELVSDIPYLLNTFLRDALAYAYLAWKASIGEISVGDLILYFNAITLFSTQMQNVVGWIHEINLSNYKICDLRSYLDMPDRPDPVNPTDVTSLSRPLTIEFCGVCFSYPGSEKLILDHLSMQIRGGEKIALVGVNGAGKTTIVKLLCGFYQPTKGKILIGGQDIANMRREDIFSLLSAVFQDISLLPVTVAQNVAMKKPEDVDYALVKDCLERAGIWEHVSQLPQAENTQLLRFIHDDGVMLSGGEQQKLLLARSLYKQAPVLILDEPTAALDPISESEVYDKYQELAGSSTVLFISHRLASTRFCDRIFFLENGAITERGSHAELMTAGGKYAGMFEIQSHYYKENVTPNGNLALEGGAV
- a CDS encoding ABC transporter ATP-binding protein; the protein is MSNNKDTANNENPKKEKLSKRMAATVRAMVKCYKLANSLDKWIVPLSWLRCIINSSYAMVATLILSQVLDMLYAHKPFKEILIQIVIAECTILALNTASTVIGKYMNIHKEVATLNYAARTGEKTLSMDYPLLDSPRSQDLRRRIQEDNLMGFGLKSILDMIYWLPRTLGNGVTAIVLLWPLLTGTGIFKQWDFYVYFFLSVISYLLVSMLPSLKLNKIWFKEMEEKSIEKKSIMYYIFESGQMEYKMGKDIRLFGGQEMLEEEIEPGRKWWFKKFERYGRLNGTGWILGSIPEYLLTGGSYFYTAIKCAAGVFGVGGMYRYAKGFTDFIRCISNIVQQLTYFEVAAKRQESTLEFLSIPNEMYKGTLPVEKRVHCDGGDNDYLVEFKNVSFQYPGTGEYALRHFSMKLHIGEKLAMVGMNGSGKTTMIKLLCRLYDPTEGEITLNGIDIRKYDYEEYMRIFGVVFQDFNLFAVSLGQNVAANVEYDASKVEECCKKSGLGLDKPGDVSHLTSETCLYKNYDENGVEISGGEAQKIALARALYKDAPFIVLDEPTAALDPIAEYEIYSKFNEIVGDKTAIYISHRLSSCRFCDDIAVFDKGRLVQRGSHDQLIQNPTGKYYELWNAQAQYYA
- the rplU gene encoding 50S ribosomal protein L21, whose amino-acid sequence is MYAIIVTGGKQYRVTEGDEIFVEKLDKYDGEEITFDKVLAVEGDNLITGTPFVKGASVKGTVVKSGKNKKINIFTYKAKKNVHHKMGHRQPYTKVKIGSISL
- a CDS encoding ribosomal-processing cysteine protease Prp; the protein is MIKATFCYRANTPIGFQVTGHSGTAEFGKDIVCAAVTSAVMFAVNTITETFGAKATVTVGKNSVFVEKCEDPNGQKIIGALKDHLAVIQTDYPGALNIRIITETEE
- the rpmA gene encoding 50S ribosomal protein L27 translates to MIKLGLQFFAHKKGVGSTKNGRDSESKRLGLKRADGQQVLAGNILVRQRGTHFHPGDNVGMGSDNTLFATADGKMKFERLDRDRKKISVITE